ATGAGTGAATGGGATTATAAAATTTTTTGGGATGAAGCTGTTAATCAGTTTAAGGAAGAATTAGCCTTTTCTATATTTTCTATGTGGTTTTTACCGTCCAAATATGAAAAATCGACGGAGAATTCAATAGTTTTGGCTGTGCCTTCACAGTTTTTTAGGGATCAACTTGTCTCAAAGCACAAAAAAGCTATCGAAAAGAAGCTTTTTGAGCTGTCCGGTAAAAAGTTGTCTATAGAATTCATTATCAATAAAAATTCTGCAAATTCCGAGGAGATGGAGGAAAATACAGCTATATCCGGCTCTGTATCAACTGAAAAAGGAGCAAAAAAAAAGCAGAAAACGGTCAAAAATGAAGATAATGGGAGAGGCCTGCATCCCGATTTAAGACCTGAGTATAATTTTGAGGACTTTGTTGTAGGTCCGAATAATAACTTTGGAGTAAATGCCGCTATAGCGGTCTCGACAAATCCCGGAACGGCTTATAACCCATTTTTGATTTACGGAGGGGTAGGCTTGGGGAAAACCCATCTTATGCAGGCTATAGGAAACAAAATATGGAATACGACAAAGCTTAAAGTTATTTATGTAACGGCAGAAAACTTTACAAACGAATTTGTCGAATGTGTCCAAAAAAAGATGATGCCTGCTTTTAAAAGTAAGTACCGAAAGGCCGATGTCCTTCTCATAGACGATATCCACTTTTTTCAAGGAAAGGTAGAAACTCAAGAAGAGCTTTTTCATACTTTTAATGAGCTCTACGAAAAGAATAAGCAGATTGTGTTTACATGCGACCGTCCACCCTCAGAACTTAAAAATCTTTCACAGCGTTTAAAATCCAGATTTGAAAGGGGATTAAATGTAGATTTACAGACCCCGGCTTATGAAATACGTTATGCGATTCTTTTAAAGAAAATGGAAAAACACAGCACAAAAATTCCGAATGAAGTCATCGACATGGTTGCAAAAAATGTTTCTTCAAATGTCCGTGATTTGGAAGCGGCCTTAACAAAACTTATCGCCTATACGGAACTTATAAAAAAAACAATGGACGAGGCTACGGCAAAGAATATTTTAAGAGATTTTTTCGGATCAGCCCGCCAAAGGAATGTTACCATCGACCTCATTCAAAAAACGGTAGCCGATTATTTTAGTATTTCAATTTCGGACATTAAAAGCAAAAAGCGCACCAAGAGCTTTTCGTTTCCGCGCCAAATTGCCATGTTCCTTTGCAGGGAAATGACCGAGTGTTCTACCACGGAGCTGGGTAACGACTTCGGAGGCAGGGACCACACGACCATCTTGCACGGTTGTAACAAGATTGAAGAGCAAATTGCTGCCGACCCAAGTTTAGAAAAAATTATACATGAACTTAGAAATACGATAAAGGAAAATACGAATAAATAGATGGGCATCTCTAAAAAACTTGTTGGATAGTTCAGACTTTTTAGTTTACGGTACGTTTTCCAACAAAGAGTCAAAAACTTTCGATCTTACATAGGCTCTTTTTACTTTATTAAGATTTATTTCCGATAAGAATTCGAGTTTTACCAAACCTTCCAAATCGCTTCGAGCTGTGAAGTTGGATACGGCAAAACGGTTTTCTATTTCACGGACTGTCAGCATAATATCCGGATTTTCCCGTACGATTTGAATAATTTCTCCCTGCCTTTCATTGATTCCGTTGATGTAACTTAGCAGTAAAGGATTTTTATTTTCTTGGGTTTTGCGGTTTATGTAAACTTTTAGATCTTCAAATGCTTTTTTGATTGTACGCAGATTGTACAAAATAAAATAAGTGAGATCATTTTCGTCGTACTCGGTATATAGAAAAGCCTTTTCGTACATTCGTTTTGTTTTATAGATAATGCGTGAAATAGGCATATATTCAATAAGCAAATACCCATGTTTTATCATGTACCAGTAGAATAGGGATCGTGCAGTACGCCCGTTTCCATCGGTAAATGGATGTATATAGGACATAATAAAATGAATGATAATCGCCTTTATTATGGGATGGATAAATATTTTATCTTTTCCATTAAAAAATTTTTCTAAATCGGAAATCAGCTCTTTTAATTCTTGATAATCAGGCGGACAGTGAGCAGTTTCTCCTGTAAGCCCATCCATTACGATGATATTATTATGTTCACGAAACTGACCTGAATCGGTTTCATTTTCCAATGTTTTTTTTGTCATTGAATGATGTATATCTTTTAAAATTTTGACCGAAAAATTTTTATATATATTTTCTTTTATGTAATTTATTGTTTGATAGTTATTTAAAATCATTTGTTGGTCTTTATTTTTAGGCTTTTCCTTTTTGCGCAGCATATTTTTTGCAACCTTTCTTGTGGTCGCAGCTCCTTCCATTTGGCTTGAAGCAATAGCTTCTTCCATTATAGATGAAATCAGTAAAGTATTTTTATTTTCGTAAGGAAGAATGTGAGATGTTTTAAAGTTTCCTCCGATATTCATATCAAAATAGTGAAGCAATTTGATTATTTCGTCATTTACCGTAAAACTGAATTTATATTTACCGAAGGTTAAAAAAGTACGATTAATCCGGCGAAGTTTCTTAATAGCGAACCATAGTTCTTCAGGGTTGATATTGGGTAAATGGAAATATTTTACCTTATCCCAATAGGGATAACCTGCATTTAGCTTTTCTATCTCAGGTTCAAATGCTGTTTGAGAGGTTTTTTTTTCTTGCTCTTTTGTAATTATAGGCGGACGTTCCAGCATACTTATATAACAACAGTGGTGTAAAATAGTTTCAAATTTCTTCTTGATTTTTAAAGAATCAAGAAGTTTCAAGAGGTTTTAAATCTTCCGGTTTTTCTTTCAGTTTTATTCCGATTGGCAGCTTGGGTGTTTTTCTTTTTACAAGTCTTGAAAAAAAGGGCATTTTGTGGTAGTCTTAAAGCCTTATGACTGTCGATTATGTTCATCTTCATGTTCATTCCGATTTTTCTCTTTTAGATGGAGCGGCTTCGGTCAAAGCTCTTGCGGCAAAGGCTGAAAAGCTG
The DNA window shown above is from Treponema denticola and carries:
- the dnaA gene encoding chromosomal replication initiator protein DnaA, with the translated sequence MSEWDYKIFWDEAVNQFKEELAFSIFSMWFLPSKYEKSTENSIVLAVPSQFFRDQLVSKHKKAIEKKLFELSGKKLSIEFIINKNSANSEEMEENTAISGSVSTEKGAKKKQKTVKNEDNGRGLHPDLRPEYNFEDFVVGPNNNFGVNAAIAVSTNPGTAYNPFLIYGGVGLGKTHLMQAIGNKIWNTTKLKVIYVTAENFTNEFVECVQKKMMPAFKSKYRKADVLLIDDIHFFQGKVETQEELFHTFNELYEKNKQIVFTCDRPPSELKNLSQRLKSRFERGLNVDLQTPAYEIRYAILLKKMEKHSTKIPNEVIDMVAKNVSSNVRDLEAALTKLIAYTELIKKTMDEATAKNILRDFFGSARQRNVTIDLIQKTVADYFSISISDIKSKKRTKSFSFPRQIAMFLCREMTECSTTELGNDFGGRDHTTILHGCNKIEEQIAADPSLEKIIHELRNTIKENTNK
- a CDS encoding Fic family protein codes for the protein MLERPPIITKEQEKKTSQTAFEPEIEKLNAGYPYWDKVKYFHLPNINPEELWFAIKKLRRINRTFLTFGKYKFSFTVNDEIIKLLHYFDMNIGGNFKTSHILPYENKNTLLISSIMEEAIASSQMEGAATTRKVAKNMLRKKEKPKNKDQQMILNNYQTINYIKENIYKNFSVKILKDIHHSMTKKTLENETDSGQFREHNNIIVMDGLTGETAHCPPDYQELKELISDLEKFFNGKDKIFIHPIIKAIIIHFIMSYIHPFTDGNGRTARSLFYWYMIKHGYLLIEYMPISRIIYKTKRMYEKAFLYTEYDENDLTYFILYNLRTIKKAFEDLKVYINRKTQENKNPLLLSYINGINERQGEIIQIVRENPDIMLTVREIENRFAVSNFTARSDLEGLVKLEFLSEINLNKVKRAYVRSKVFDSLLENVP